The following nucleotide sequence is from Nitrososphaerota archaeon.
TTCCCAAGGGTGACCATGGCCGAACCGTTGGCCTTCTGGATTATCCCCGTCTTGATGGTGATCGGCCGGTGCTGCTCCGGGGCCCGCTCGTCCAGCCTCTTCCCCTGGGCGAGCAGCTCAACCAAGTGGGCCTTCCTGATCGTCTCGACGACGTAGTTCTTCTTCATCGACATCTACTCAGCACTCTCCTCCATCGAAGTAGTTGACGTTGCATCCCCGCCGAAGAACCTCTTGGTCAGGGCAGTCCTCTGCATGGCATAGATCTCCTTCCCCTTTTCAATCGCCAGTTCGAAGGCCTTCTGGAACTTCTCTCTGGAGTATATCCCATCGACCTGGAGCAGAGTCACCTGGTTGAGCGTGGGCATTATGGCGACCGGCATGTCCCCGCTCCCTTCCTTGTCCTCGGTGTCGTCCAGGTCAGCCACCACTTCAGATTCGATGATGCCGCAGGAGCACCCAACGACGAGGTCTCTCATGTTGATCCCGGCGTCCGCAAGGGCAAGCGAAGCCGCCGTGATTCCCGCAACCCTCGAGCCGCCGTCCGACTGGAGTACCTCAACCCAGACTTCGATCGCCGTCCTCGGATAGTCCTCGACCACCACGGCGGGTTGCAAAGCCTCCCTCATCACCTTGGAGATTTCAATCTCTCTCCT
It contains:
- the rrp41 gene encoding exosome complex exonuclease Rrp41, with the translated sequence MQVQPKKKLMDGDGKRLDGRKWNELRPISMEVGLLKNADGSAYIEWGKNKIMAAVYGPKEVHPKHQVLPDRALLRSRYHMAPFSVDERKNPAPSRREIEISKVMREALQPAVVVEDYPRTAIEVWVEVLQSDGGSRVAGITAASLALADAGINMRDLVVGCSCGIIESEVVADLDDTEDKEGSGDMPVAIMPTLNQVTLLQVDGIYSREKFQKAFELAIEKGKEIYAMQRTALTKRFFGGDATSTTSMEESAE